A stretch of Macrobrachium rosenbergii isolate ZJJX-2024 chromosome 12, ASM4041242v1, whole genome shotgun sequence DNA encodes these proteins:
- the LOC136844093 gene encoding craniofacial development protein 2-like: protein MMNTRRVDILCVQETRWRGNKAKEIRRGCKLLYSGAEENGRSGVGIIVNSELKEKVVEVKRSGSRIMKVKLMLSEEVLNVISAYAPQAGCDEEEMSMFWRELDEVLTSISEEERVVLGGDLNGHIGTDRRVTSRIHGGLGMGERNEEGEGIIDFAVAFDMALINSFFMKKDYVTYRSGGRDGQIDFLLCRRQHLKEVKDCKVIYGENVGQQHKLVAVDLSIQKGTKGKRKSNPKIKWWELEKAENVELRSRFKENVLREIKLEDDVNDWWEFNSNVILRNIIDDGVANEREVPRISRREVRWALSKMKKCSGNRWNTSRGVEVLRRGGD, encoded by the exons ATGATGAATACGAGGAGAGTTGACATCTTGTGTGTGCAAGAAACAAGATggagagggaacaaggcaaaggaAATAAGAAGAGGATGTAAGCTCCTGTACAGTGGAGCAGAGGAGAATGGTAGAAGTGGAGTAGGCATCATTGTAAAcagtgaactgaaggaaaaagtggtagaagtCAAAAGAAGTGGTAGTCGGATAATGAAGGTCAAATTAATGTTATCAGAAGAAGTCCTAAATGTGATAAGTGCTTATGCCCCACAAGCTGGATGTGATGAGGAAGAGATGTCAATGTTTTGGCGGGAGTTGGACGAAGTATTAACATCaatctcagaggaagagagagttgtaTTGGGTGGAGACTTGAATGGACATATAGGTACAGATAGAAGAGTGACTTCAAGAATCCATGGAGGACTAGGAATGGGGGAGAGGAACGAAGAAGGCGAAGGCATTATAGACTTTGCAGTGGCATTTGATATGGCACTAATTAATTCGttctttatgaagaaagattATGTGACATATAGAAGTGGTGGAAGAGATGGTCAAATTGATTTTCTGCTCTGTAGGAGACAACACCTTAAGGAAGTAAAGGATTGTAAAGTGATATATGGAGAGAATGTTGGCCAACAACATAAGCTGGTGGCTGTGGACCTTTCAATTCAAAAAGggacaaagggaaagaggaaaagtaacccTAAGATCAAATGGTGGGAGCTAGAGAAGGCAGAAAATGTGGAGTTGAGATCTAGGTTTAAGGAGAATgttctgagagaaataaagttggaagatgatgtaaatgattggtgggagtttaacagcaatgtgatcctaag gaatatcattgacgatggagtagcaaatgaaagagaagttcccAGGATTAGTCGGAGAGAAGTGAGGTgggcactaagtaaaatgaagaaatgcaGTGGGAACAGATGGAATACCAGTCGAGGTGTGGAGGTGCTTAGGAGAGGAGGGGATTGA
- the LOC136844094 gene encoding uncharacterized protein — MALSSALKASLMARCNAEDWKHQLPWVLFRLRTAPRADGAPSTTEKTYGESLVVRASLRQRIATTHWSRGFATKSATFTPPGLASTTHVFVRDDAVCPPLTRPYKQGWQYGTVWYGITVWGPFRMLERNNKVFLLALHGRNDWVSIDRVKPALLEEDTEVTALHPPPGQPSPQPGPLKGRAHGLPRKSPPTPAVRHPHTEGVPPMSSHSCGTLQRPSRYAD; from the exons ATGGCTTTGTCAAGcgccctgaaggcgtcccttatggcccgtTGCAATGCTGAGGACTGGAAGCAccagctgccatgggtcctcTTCAggttgagaactgcccccagggccgacggcgcccctTCCACGactgagaaaacctacggcgagtccCTCGTGGTTCGGGCGAGCTTGcgacagaggatcgccacaacccattggtccagaggcttcgcgacaaa gtcggccaccttcacgccgcccgggctggcctccaccacccacgtcttcgtcagggatgacgctgtctgcccgccactgaccaggccctacaagcAAGGGTGGCAGTACGGTACGGTATGGTACGGAATTACGGTATG gggacccttccgcatgctggagcggaacaaTAAGGTGTTCCTGCTCGCACTTcacgggaggaacgattgggtgtcaatagaccgggtcaagcccgccctcctggaggaggacacagaagTCACCGCATTGCACCCTCCACCTGGTCAGCCTTCGCCACAGCcaggccctcttaaggggagGGCACACGGCCTCCCCCGAAAAAGCCCACCCACACCCGCAGTCAGGCACCCCCACACAGAGGGTGTTCCCCCGATGTCCTCACACAGctgtggcacccttcagcgccccagcagatacgccgactaa